CGCGAGCAGCCGCTCCAGCAGCGCCCCGTGCACGGTCCCGCGAGCGGCGAGCGCCCCGTCGGCGTCGTACGCCAGGCGCCCGCCGCTGAACCCCCGGGCCGCCGCGTCGATCAGGGCGCACCCGGGGCCGGTGTCGAAGGCGGTCCCGTCGGGCGCGGTGAGGTTGGCGATGCCGCCCAGGTTGAGCGCGACCGGCGTGCCCGGGCGGCCGCGCAGCCACAGCAGGTCGACCAGGCTGACCAGCGGGGCGCCCTGACCGCCGGCGGCGATGTCGCGGGGCCGGAAGTCGGCGACCACGGGCAGCCCGGTCGCCTCGGCGATCCAGGCGGGCTGTCCGATCTGCAACGTGCCGTGCACCTGACCGCCGACGGCCCAGTGGTACACCGTCTGCCCGTGCGAGGCGACCAACTCGGCTCGCCCGTCGCACAGTTCACGATCGGCCCGGACGGCCGCCGCCGCGAACGCCTGCCCGATGAGGGTGTCCAGCCGGCACACCTCGGCCATCGACGTCGTCCCCGGCGGAAGAGCCGCCGCGAGCGCCTCGCGCAGTTCGTCGTCGTACGACGCGCTCACCTGTCCCAGCGGTCTCATGACCAGGCTGTCCCCGACGAGGTCCAGCTCGGCCGCCGCCGCGTCGATGGCGTCGTACGACGTCCCGGACATCAGACCGATCACCCGCATCCGCTCAACCCGCCTTCCGCCCGGGAGGCTTGACCAGTGCCAGCACGCTCACCGCACAGGTCGCCGCCGCGTAGTACCCCGGGATGTCCACGTTCCCGGTCCGCTCCACCGTCTTGGTGATGATGAGCCCCGCGCAACCCGAGAACACCGCATTGGACAGGGCGTAGGCGAGTCCCAGGCCCGTGTAGCGCACGGTGGTCGGGAACAGCTCCGCCAGCATCGCCGGACCCGGCCCCGCCATCAGCCCCACCACGGCACCCGCGCCGCACACCGCCACGCCCTTCACCGCATGCGAAGTCCCGGTGTCCTGAAGGAGGTTGAGCAGTGGTACCGCCAGGACCGTGACGAGGACCGCCCCGGTCAGCATCACCGGGCGCCGCCCCACCCGGTCGCTCAGCAGCCCGGCCGGGACGATCGTCGCCGCGAAGCCCAGGTTGGCCAGCACGGTGGCGACCAGCGCCTGCCGGAAGCTCGCGTTCAGAGTGCTCTGCAGATACGAGGGGAGCACGACGAGGAAGGTGTAACCGGCCGCCGCCCACCCCATGATCCGTCCCGCGCCCAGCGCGACGGCACCCACCACCCGGCGCACCGGCGGCCGTTCGACGTCGTGCTCCTCCCGGAACGCGGGCGTCTCGTCCAGCCGCAGCCTCAGCCACAGCGCCGTGAGCCCGAGCGGCAGCGTCAGCAGGAACGGCAGCCGCCAGCCCCAGTCGGCCAGTTGCCGCTCCGTGAGCACGGTGGCGAGCAGCGCCGCCGCCCCGGCACCGCCCAGCAGGCCCAGCGCCACCGTGAACGACTGCCACGACCCGTACAGTCCGCGCCGACCCGGCGGCGCGAACTCGGTCATCACCGACACCGCCCCGCCGAACTCCCCACCGGCCGACAGCCCTTGAAGCACCCTCAGAAACGTGAGCAGCCAGGGAGCCAGTGCGCCGACCTGGGCGTACGTCGGCAGGATGCCGATCAGGGTCGTCGCGCCGGTCATCAGCACGATCACCAGGATCAGCACCGGACGCCGCCCGACGCGGTCGCCGAGCCGGCCGAACAGGGCCGCGCCGACGGGCCGGAAGAAGAACGCCAGCGCGAACG
Above is a window of Streptomyces sp. NBC_00490 DNA encoding:
- a CDS encoding anhydro-N-acetylmuramic acid kinase, translating into MRVIGLMSGTSYDAIDAAAAELDLVGDSLVMRPLGQVSASYDDELREALAAALPPGTTSMAEVCRLDTLIGQAFAAAAVRADRELCDGRAELVASHGQTVYHWAVGGQVHGTLQIGQPAWIAEATGLPVVADFRPRDIAAGGQGAPLVSLVDLLWLRGRPGTPVALNLGGIANLTAPDGTAFDTGPGCALIDAAARGFSGGRLAYDADGALAARGTVHGALLERLLAEPYYALAPPKTTGKELFHLGHLQEALAGCGTLSAEDVVATLTALTARTVADAVRAVRATEVIASGGGTRNPALMRMLAASVPGIALRTSDELGLPLDAKEAYAFAVLGFLTAHGLPGTVPASTGARHARVLGSVTPGRDGLRLPPPAREKPVRLVLG
- a CDS encoding MFS transporter, yielding MGNFIEWYEFGVYGYFATIIAARFFTPEGGSEAEALVKAYASFALAFFFRPVGAALFGRLGDRVGRRPVLILVIVLMTGATTLIGILPTYAQVGALAPWLLTFLRVLQGLSAGGEFGGAVSVMTEFAPPGRRGLYGSWQSFTVALGLLGGAGAAALLATVLTERQLADWGWRLPFLLTLPLGLTALWLRLRLDETPAFREEHDVERPPVRRVVGAVALGAGRIMGWAAAGYTFLVVLPSYLQSTLNASFRQALVATVLANLGFAATIVPAGLLSDRVGRRPVMLTGAVLVTVLAVPLLNLLQDTGTSHAVKGVAVCGAGAVVGLMAGPGPAMLAELFPTTVRYTGLGLAYALSNAVFSGCAGLIITKTVERTGNVDIPGYYAAATCAVSVLALVKPPGRKAG